From Lucilia cuprina isolate Lc7/37 chromosome 4, ASM2204524v1, whole genome shotgun sequence:
TCgatctttatataaataaaactactggattgaaaatttgttaaccTGTGTTATTAATCAACTAATCGATAACAACATCCAACtcgtttaatttttaactttaatactTGAACTTTTAAAACCCAGAATTACATTCATAACCACATCAAAAGTGGCActatgtaaattgttttatatcttCTTTGAAAGTCTTGTTTAATGACTTataaagaagcgaaaaaaaaactcttttatttCAGCAAAAAAAGAAGTGAAATTTACTCCATAGAAGTACTAAAATATACGcgaagaagtaatgattttatatCGGACTTGTTAAagaagggatgtcctttttatttgattcaaaattcactacatctgaggGGTTACTCTGTAACTCGATTCGATAGAAAACCTTTTCGAATTTGTATGTTAAACACATTGTGtttcgaaaactttttctttcgaatcgaaattCGAAGTAACGCccctgaagtcattctcaagaagtaatttgtatgttctttttttaagttttttaaggaAATGCCATAAAATACGAAATTATAAAGTACAAACTATTCACTaatagagtaaaatatgctctaaaaactagaaaatatgCCTTTAATATACTACAAAAGTCAAATCTATGCAAAAGTGTACGCTAATAATATCCATGCCAATATTCTTAAATTTGACTTAAACATGAGTACTACATACGACGCATCATAAAAAAATGCacttgcatattttggtttctttGGTAATAAGCAAGATATAATCtgattttcgaaaataaaaaataaattctgaaAATTAAGTCAAAAAACAATGGAAAGTGTAACATAATTTCATTgcattttgttataatatattgtgtttttgtaaatgGTGTATTTTTACGGAAACTGTTGattgtagttttttataaataaatttctaagaaatgtttaatcaaGTTTTTATCAAACTCATGTATGGGACACACATTCCAAAGCCACTGAGAAGGTCTCTCAGTCATTCCATATGGATTATGtactaaattattaataattgatatgtaattgtaaacttttttaaatgtaatacaCCTATcgaatatttgacaaaaatgttGTGACCCCTTAAAATTCGAcagtaatttttctttattaaataagaaGTTGTTACattagaatgtttttttttgagtttcaattttatttgcaattaaaagaatcaaaaacatctaaaaaaatttgacaaatatttattagataTTCCGTttcaagaattaatttttacaaacatttaaattaatgacGAATTAGTTTACTTCCCTTTAAACACTCATATTAAAATTCTTTCTATACCCAGTGATTGATAAGAATTCTCTAAAAACAGGTTTTCTATAGGGTGTTTGGGGAATGCCCCAGATATGTGGGctgtttaaaatatgtatgtgtatgtttaattttttagatttaagagttcattaaaatatttgggattttttcttgtatttgaatttatatttaaattttattttcacgttaaacttaaatgaaaaaaattaatttaaaagtatttttcattttaaattgtacaagttcgttgaacatttttgtttaaaaataagtgaaaattattaataacatttttggaTTTAAATCGTAGGGTATTGTGGTAATCACAGCTGTAAATTAATATTGTTGAGTTgtagaattttgtttacaaccagaatttaaaataataaattcattaataatGTTGTAAAGATTATTTTGATCCTGCTTATTTAGGAACTTGATTTCCATCAAGGCAgcttttttgtcgagatacgagtatattcaacataattatgaacttaaatgcGCTATTCAGTTCATTTGCACgggtgctaggtgaaataatagaccgatgttaaccatttgcAATACAATACCATAGAGTATCACGTGCCAAATATAATtgaattatctaaaaaattgtgacctgtagtttgattacaaagtttacaagccctattcgggggttcagttgtatgggggctaagtgatataatgaaaataatcttAACCATTTTGAATAGGCTTCGTTCTTTAGACAATAGAAGATCTTGTACTAagtttcattcaattatcttcaaaattgtgaactaaattttactcttttaaaacaatttaattttttttcaatttttcttatcGGTTAAtgaaataatacattaaaatactttCTATTATATCAACTTAATAtgttgttagttagttgttagtaaacaaaatgattttatttattatattttattttagagctttaataaatttaaatatttcattgaatattATAACACTTTTATCAATTTAActgcaaatataaatattttttaacaaaataagcaAATTTGTTCAGAAATAACAATGATTCGGTGGctgattttaattctttttttaacactGAATCATGTAAATTCCAGTAAGTATtctaagaaatataaatatcttttaaaccaataaatttaaatttctttagaatatgCTACACCATGCCTTATATCAGGCCAACAATCTGGTTTTTGCATGCCAGTTAAATCATGCAAaagaatttatgatttttttactcGAGTTAGCCAAAATGGTGGCAATATTTCGGAGCATGAGAAAACTAAATTAGCCTCATTATATTGTGGTACATTTAACAGTGCTCCACACGTTTGCTGTCCAAAAGAAGATATTCAATTAAATGTTGAgggtttgaatattttaaaaaatcaaacatgTGGTGTTTATTTCATAAACACTGTTGCAAATGGACAAAACGCATCTATATTTCAATATCCATGGATggctttattaaaatatgatggTCAGAGTGATCCCTTTAAATGCGGAGGGTCTTTAATAAGTGATCGTAAGTTTAaaactacatatttaaataagacTTAAGAAATATGATTGTACAACTtaaattaatagtttatttttaagaatatgtCTTGACAGCAGCACATTGCGTTAAGGGAAAAGAAGATGTACTGTAAGtaaagtttataataatttaaattttttaaaatatataatttttaaaaattttttagtaaaactgTTCGTTTAGGAGAATTTCAGATAAGCACTGAAATTGATTGCACTAATGTAAGGCGAAAAAATCAATGTGCTCCACCCGTAGAGGATGTTGAAATTGAAGAACTGATAATGCATGAACATTATCAGGGTATATACCATGATATAGCACTAATAAGATTAAACCGCAAAGTGGAATTTAAACGtaagaagagaaaaattttaaacttttgttgtttttgttttataaaaaaattagcaacttattattattattattattatatatttttgtctaatttttgtttcaagtagaaaaatgaaatgataaataattaattgttgCAATTGAACTTCAACAAAACAAAGATCTAACAAATGTGTTATTGAACTTAAACAACAGGTTTGCCAAAATTTTGAATCTGTTTGTTTAGAATTACTTTTTGAATGTCAAAGCAACAACCTCAGAATTTCTAAACGAttaatagaattattgtttggaattttttatggaaaaagtgCTTAATAACACCATAAAtaagttataatttaattttggttGTGCAGCTAATACGTTTTTATTAAACCATTCAAACACGTGTTTCATTTCATAAGTTATATGACCCCTTTGTTAATTATATAGGTCACATCAAACCAATTTGTCTTCCAATTTATGAATACTTACGTACACAGGATCATGACAACTATGTAATATCTGGTTGGGGTAAAACAGAAAATGgtttgcaattttaattttttaatctttgACTGCATATGAATTCTAAACTATTCCAATATTTTTAGGTATAACATCAGATATATTATTGCACGCTTTTGTACCCAAAGTTAATCGTTCGATGTGTCAAAATCAGTTGAGTTTTTATAGTTTACGACATCCCTTAAATGATGGTCACATTTGTGCTGGTGGCAGAAATTTAGTTGATACATGCCGTGGCGATTCTGGAGGACCTTTGCTTTATCGAGATTTTTATGAGAAACGTCCACGTATTATACAATTTGGAATAGTTTCTACAGGATTGCGCACTTGTGGAGTTGTCAATGTACCAGCTATTTATACAAATGTTTCGCATTACATACAGTGGATAACAGATAATTTGAAAGAAACTGTTAGCAAAGTTTAGGTCAAGGTGAGACCAGTACATACATTGGCTAAATTGTAAAAACTTTCAATGCTTAAGTTgctatgtatatagaaaattgtataataccaaagaaaataaaaaaaattatatatataaacatttcgCGATATATGTATAATTCAAATTGATATACTTTCTAGAACTTTTCAACTTAAAACAGATCATAATCGAAATTCTGAAAAGCCCATTATTATTACTCACTTCAATTCTGCATGTCTCCGTTAAGCAACTTTGATTTAACTACTATGTATCGTAGTGTAGATTCTTGTAGATTCAATCGCAAATTCTGTCTGGACAGTTATTGATTGTACATTATTTTAACTACAACATCATAATTACTCTTCtttcttataaacaaaaaaactagttCTGCTACTTTAATTCCCTATGACTTTTTTTGCTTCAAATTGCGTATTGACTCTCAAGACAAGAGAACACGATGTATAACacctgtttgtatatttttataaccaccATTAAAAtcgatatattgattttgtcattccgtttataacatATTGAAATATTGTATTCTTCTTCTCTGGTTGTTCACAACAGGATGCAAATTGGGCCTCAACCATAAATCGCGTAACAATTTATGGTTGAGGCCCACCACTTAACTTGTTTGGGAGGCCCCTGATTTTAGACCAgtagttgattttgtattgGGATTGATCCCATCCTGCCTGCCGTTTCGAATTGGAGCTACTatgtcaagagattagatagctcgagtaatTTAGCAAAGACTTGTACATGTACCGGTACAGCCATGTTCAAAGATTGCCACTTGAGATCTTCATAAAACGATTCAGGGGAGCGTGGTAGGCCGTTCTCAaatctacccagtggatgaaaaagaccatcATAAAATAAGCCATTAAGGCAGGTTAAGGTTAATGTTAAGCACTTTAAACAAAAGTACAATAAGAATAACGAGAAAGATAATAGGAAGAAGATAGTTAAAAAGTATAGATATTTACTTATGAAGCTCAGCCAAGGAAGTGAATAATTCCCTAGTAGATTGCTAGGGTAAAGACCCTAGACACCCAGTTCGCCATGAAACCAATTCCTTAGccattttagtaaaatatatacCCGATCAATTCTACTTCCCACACCATTTCGCATAACCTGCAATAGACCTGTACATTGCTACCCTAATACTCAGTGCTGACAAATGCACTAACTGAGAATCAGAATTCTTAAACTGTGTTTATTCAGTCCTATAAGTATTTTGGTAGCCGCCATATCAAGTTTTTGCTATAGAGCCTTTTATAATTTGCAATCCTATTTATTATTCCAGAACTGTTTTATGATACCACTAAGTCTTTCGACGGTTTTAACATCTTTTTTCTGTCATATGTATATCAAGGTTCGAAACTAATCTAGCCAGTTCGTCTGTAACCTTATTACCATGCACATTACAGTGCCCCGGCACCCAACACAGTATAATGCAAACAGTCTGACAATATCTCTAAGGACTTTTCGACAATATATAAATAACCGGGCGTGAATGTACCATGTGATCAACCAATGCTTTGAGAGCATTTTGATaaaatagcaatgaaattcaagataccaaattttattaggatCGGACTATAATCGACTCTATCCTACATCCTAGACCTCATATTATCAATAAatcgttaaaaaattattgtattaaaataaaaatcttgaaaaaaattattttcaaaacgaTTTACAATATGCGATTTGATGgcaggtatataagattcggcaatgCCGAATACAACACATTCTCTTGTTTTTATCTGGTAAAGAATGAAAACCTGCTCTTAATTAATTGTGGATTTAAATGATTCATACATATTATCTGTACACAATAATATAGGTACTTTATATAGACAGATATAAATTTTACCCTTAAAACGTTACTATACgtcattatatacatataaactcgttttacaaaaaaagaacaggtgttttaaagaatttacactttttaaaaattcgtaaaaaatagaatttctcTGATAAactatttgcatttaatttcatatttttaaaaactataaagttAAAATCGAGAGACAATTGTTTCTCTGATAAGTCTATGattcaataaacaatttatatttataattgttatgtatgcattttatttttgtacattatCTTTGTCAAGACAAAATACGAGCACAAACAAATTAACTCTTTAGTTAATCTGATAAATACagatatgtatattttcatatccattcattcattcataaataCATACGTTAAACGCATATCGAGAACTGttcgaaaacaaaaacttaatttactAGGTACATACTATATAGAATCAAGTTTAAGCACGCTTTTTATTCAAGAGAATTAAAAGCCGGTTTATTGTACTAATATTTAAAGATCATTTACATTTAGATTTGTTGTACGtatgtataaacaaataatttaataaaaactgtatGCAATGCCCGATTTAATAAACAGTTGAGAAGAATACTTGCTTGAAAAATCATCTATCTAGTATCTAGTAGTATTGTATTAAAActtgaacttgaaaaatttgtggatagaaaataataaattgcagtggaaagaaaaaataacaccagaaaatgaaatttttatatagaaatttcctcaaattattaaatgttttggtTTTTACAACTGTAATTAATGGacgtatgttaattttttatatatatattagttaaaaaattttataaatgatatAAATCGTTATAAATTGACATTTATAGAGGAATCTTGCACAACACCAGCTCTGGAAAATGGCTTTTGTGTTCCGTATAAAGATTGTCCATTTGTTCAAGAATTAACACAAAATTATGGTAGTGCCGAAGCTATACCcaagtattattttaattttatatttaagtcaAAGTGTTCAAAAGAAAAAGAACCCGTAAGTGTAATTTTTGACGACGTTATGAGTGTTTAAGttataaattaaagatttaaataataacttttttcttaGATACGACTATGTTGCAAACTTCCGAAAGATTATATGAAACCAACTGCACAGCCATCAGAAGCCCCTGTAGTTACACCTGCTGGTGCTGATCCTAAATTAACCGAAGATCTTGACTACAACAAAGATTTTAATTCACAATTCAATGCTCAAGGTATGAAACGAATGAAATAAGTATGTACTTAtatgtattaatatataaaagaaaaagcaaTTATTACGTCGAACAATTTGAAAATCTAACGGTTGCAAGTTCTAAAagacttttgactttttaaatgtcatatttataacaaataatttatataattaacatATAAAGGCTTTTCTCAAATTGAGAATAAAcaactaaagaaatttaatcccttacaatttgcaaaataatataTTGACGCGATCGTTTAAAGTTGTGTTTTccgataaaaatattttatatcaatgGGACTGATTATTTCCAATACCTAATAATAGATGAGATATTTTTAGATCAAAGGCTCAGTTATGAGATAGTGATCCACTTTGACAATTTCTAAAGACAGTATGGTGTTAAAATCAGAACCGACTGATGCATTGTTCAAAAGGATATTAAAAGTCGCCTTTtcacaatttaaaaacttatctGCTTATCTGCCAACATATCACGGAGTAAAATGATTTGCCTGCGATCGATGATTGATGAAATCTCATCGTGTTTGCACTTAGTTTCTGTAGTTGGGCACAAAACGCTAGAAGAAAAAGACTGTGGAGCTAAATGTTGGAACTGGTTTGATAGCGCAAGTGAAATAAAGTCATTTGGCAGGTGATCGTGTAAATCACTCGGCATCTGTCCATGTGAAAACGGCCGCCCCCGGGGCAGGTTACCTTGATGTAGCCTTGATCCAGCTTAAGCGTTTGGTGTCGGGTATTGGGGTTTGTCTTatacttttctttttcaaaCGAGGTGCTAGCAGTACCTTCAGTAACATCCGAATACATCCTCATCCTTTCTTTTTAACTACACCATTTGGTAATTTCGTACCGGAATGGGAAATGTTGGTTAAAATACTGCTGCACAGTGAAGTCTATAATTCTGGATAAGTTCGTTGCTGTTGCAGAGACAACACATACTCTGTTCTCCGTTAGTAAGTGCAGGTCTTGGATTCATGTTTCGTGCTATTGAATACGTTTCTAGGTGCTGTTGACGACTCAATTTCAGATGCCATTTCATTTGCGTGTTTGTAAACCGAAGTGATGTTTTGCATTTCGGAAATTAAGCAATGGTCAAATAGCTTGAGTCCACAATTAGGCGGTGGTTCACCCTGTggttgagaaaaaaataagacCAACACAAATGAAGGTGTTCGCGTAAAGCGCTAGGCATATGTCCATGTATGTATTCAAACTACAGATCACAATTTAAAAGATAATCTTATTTGATGGTCCAGTATAGCCCCCATAAAATTGTCTGCCTAAAATTGCACTTAAATACCcacaaaaaatgataaaaaataaagcaaattttaatCCAAGCCTCATtaaagtcctcttcagaaaattattttggaaTAACAATTGACTAGTGAATTTTACATACATCTCACATTAATAACGATAAGGAACCTTCCATGAAGGTTCATTGTCTTGACGTCCACGACAATGCTTTTATAATTCTTTGACGTCAATCAGAACAACTTTCCTTAAacgtgtttaaaaaaatacatttcgcAATACtgtgtaatttaatttataccTTAATGTGAAATTAAGttgtaaaatacttttcttaaaaccaatttaaaatacttctgAAATATTTTACAGGTATAAGTATTCTCAGTGGATTAAGCTGCGGAATGACTGGAGGAGATCGTGTGGCTGGCGGTAATGAAACAGATTTAGCAGAATATCCATGGATGGCTTTAATACGCTACGATGCACCTGGTGATGAGTTTAAATGTGGTGGTTCCTTGATAACAAATCGTTATGTTTTGACAGCTACACATTGTGTTAATAAGGGCATATATCCAGCGTAGGTTattgtttgaattaaaaaaaataataagaaagacCGATTTACTATAATTATACAGAATTGGAGTACGTTTGGGAGAACATGATCTTTCAACTAATCCAGATTGTAGACAAAAGGGAAGAAAAAAAGTATGCAGTCCAGTTGTAGAAGACTTTGGCATCGAAAAAATCGTCACACATCCTCGTTATAATGAAAGACGACGCATTAATGATATAGCCTTAATAAAGTTGGATCGTAATGTAGATttcaaaagtaaatatatttattattaagataAGATACTTTTGAGAActtaacaaatttcattacaGAACATATTAAGCCGGTTTGCTTGCCCATAACTAAGCCATCTTATGAAATTGAATCAAATGCTTTTACCATTGCTGGTTGGGGAGCCACagaaaaaagtaagtttttttggaaatatcttctagaaagaatttaaattatagattttaaaattgtttaggtACTCGATCTTTAGTACTTTTAAAGGCTCAAGTATTGGGTCAATCACGTTCAGTATgtcaaaatgttttttcatcattttcaattgaaataaatctaaaacatatttgtgctgGAGATTTAAAAACTGGTCGTGATACCTGCAGGGGAGACAGTGGTGGTCCACTGGTGGGTTTTAACACATATTCGGATGTAAAACGTTATATACAATATGGTGTTGTGGCATCGGGTGGTATTGCCTGTAATCTTGAACAAGGGTTTCCTGGtatttatacaaatgt
This genomic window contains:
- the LOC111676124 gene encoding uncharacterized protein LOC111676124, coding for MIRWLILILFLTLNHVNSKYATPCLISGQQSGFCMPVKSCKRIYDFFTRVSQNGGNISEHEKTKLASLYCGTFNSAPHVCCPKEDIQLNVEGLNILKNQTCGVYFINTVANGQNASIFQYPWMALLKYDGQSDPFKCGGSLISDQYVLTAAHCVKGKEDVLKTVRLGEFQISTEIDCTNVRRKNQCAPPVEDVEIEELIMHEHYQGIYHDIALIRLNRKVEFKRHIKPICLPIYEYLRTQDHDNYVISGWGKTENGITSDILLHAFVPKVNRSMCQNQLSFYSLRHPLNDGHICAGGRNLVDTCRGDSGGPLLYRDFYEKRPRIIQFGIVSTGLRTCGVVNVPAIYTNVSHYIQWITDNLKETVSKLKNFINDINRYKLTFIEESCTTPALENGFCVPYKDCPFVQELTQNYGSAEAIPKYYFNFIFKSKCSKEKEPIRLCCKLPKDYMKPTAQPSEAPVVTPAGADPKLTEDLDYNKDFNSQFNAQGISILSGLSCGMTGGDRVAGGNETDLAEYPWMALIRYDAPGDEFKCGGSLITNRYVLTATHCVNKGIYPAIGVRLGEHDLSTNPDCRQKGRKKVCSPVVEDFGIEKIVTHPRYNERRRINDIALIKLDRNVDFKKHIKPVCLPITKPSYEIESNAFTIAGWGATEKSTRSLVLLKAQVLGQSRSVCQNVFSSFSIEINLKHICAGDLKTGRDTCRGDSGGPLVGFNTYSDVKRYIQYGVVASGGIACNLEQGFPGIYTNVLTYLPWITNNIID